In one Thermaerobacter sp. PB12/4term genomic region, the following are encoded:
- a CDS encoding histidine kinase gives MPTLWPWVITWGLILASGLALWAFVRRAHYQRNRRDKI, from the coding sequence ATGCCGACCCTCTGGCCTTGGGTGATCACCTGGGGACTGATCCTGGCCAGCGGGCTCGCCCTGTGGGCCTTCGTGCGCCGGGCCCACTACCAGCGGAACCGGCGCGACAAGATCTAA